One Serinus canaria isolate serCan28SL12 chromosome Z, serCan2020, whole genome shotgun sequence DNA window includes the following coding sequences:
- the SLC30A5 gene encoding proton-coupled zinc antiporter SLC30A5, whose protein sequence is MEQPYGGQALAAGGALGPVDVPSARLTRYIVLLCFAKVLKAVGLFEAYDLLKVVHLVQFIFVVQLGSAFFMVLFQKPFSSGKVVTKRQWIKIFKHAVVGCIISLLWFFGLTLCGPLRTLLLFEHSDVVVLSLLSVLFTSSGGGPAKTRGAAFFIIAIICLLLFDNDDLMAKIAEHPEGHHDSALTHVLYTIIAFLGVADHKGGVLLLVLALCCKVGFHMASRKLSVDVGGAKRLQALSHLVSVLLLCPWVIVLSLTTESKVESWSSLIMPFITVIFFVVILDFYVESICSVKMEASTCARYGSFLIFVSALLFGNFWTHPITDQLRAMNKPPHHESTEHVLSGGVVVSAVFFVLSANILSSPSRKGQKGTLIGYSPEGTPLYNFMGDALQQSSQSLPRFIKESLKQILEEYDSRQIFYFLCLNLAFTFVELFYGVWTNSLGLISDGFHMLFDCSALVMGLFAALMTRWKATRIFSYGYGRVEILSGFINGLFLMVIAFFVFMESVARLVDPPDIDTNMLTPVSVGGLIVNLVGICAFSHAHSHGASRGGCPTHDHSHSHHGHSHGHGHSHSDHGHGHGHSHGSSGGGMNTNMRGVFLHVLADTLGSVGVIVSTIFIQQFGWLIADPLCSLFIATLIFLSVIPLLKDACQVLLLRIPPEQEKDLHAALEKIQKIEGVISYRDPHFWCHSATVVAGTIHVQVVSDVMEQRIVQQVTAILKDAGVNNLTVQVEKEAYFQHMSGLSTGFQDVLAMTQQLESMKYYKDGTYIM, encoded by the exons ATGGAGCAGCCGTATGGCGGGCAGGCCCTAGCCGCCGGCGGCGCGCTGGGGCCTGTGGATGTGCCCAGCGCCCG GCTGACTCGGTACATCGTGCTGCTGTGCTTCGCCAAGGTTTTGAAAGCCGTGGGGCTGTTTGAAGCCTATGATCTTCTGAAAGTGGTCCACCTCGTGCAGTTTATCTTCGTAGTGCAGCTGGG GTCTgctttttttatggttttgtttcaaaaaccATTTTCATCTGGAAAAGTGGTAACCAAGCGTCAG TGGATCAAAATTTTTAAGCATGCTGTTGTTGGATGTATCATTTCACTCTTATGGTTTTTTGGCCTTACGCTGTGTGGACCACTGAG GACATTATTGCTGTTTGAGCACAGTGATGTGGTTGTGCTGTCACTCCTTAGTGTCTTGTTCACAAGCTCAGGTGGAGGACCAgcaaag ACAAGAGGTGCTGCATTTTTCATCATAGCTATCATCTGCTTACTACTTTTTGATAATGACGACCTCATGGCTAAAATAGCAGAACATC ctgaGGGGCATCATGACAGTGCTCTTACTCATGTTCTGTATACAATCATTGCTTTCCTAGGTGTGGCAGATCACAAG GGTGGAGTACTGCTTTTGGTACTGGCATTATGCTGCAAGGTTGGTTTTCACATGGCATCCCGAAAACTATCTGTAGATGTAGGTGGAGCCAAGCGTCTTCAGGCTTTGTCCCATCTTGTTTCCGTCCTTCTGTTGTGCCCATGGGTTATTGTTCTCTCTCTGACAACAGAG agTAAAGTAGAGTCTTGGTCTTCTCTCATCATGCCTTTCATAACAGTCATCTTCTTTGTTGTGATCCTGGATTTCTACGTGGAGTCCATATGCTCTGTGAAGATGGAAGCTTCCACATGTGCTCGATATGGATCCTTTCTTATTTTCGTTAGTGCACTACTTTTTGGAAACTTCTGGACACATCCAATAACAGACCAGCTTCGAGCTATGAACAAGCCACCACACCATGAAAGCACAGAGCATGTTCTTTCTGGAGGGGTGGTAGTGAGTGCTGTCTTCTTTGTTTTAT CTGCCAATATCCTGTCCTCCCCCTCCAGGAAAGGGCAGAAGGGTACCCTTATTGGCTATTCCCCTGAAGGCACTCCTCTCTATAACTTCATGGGTGATGCATTGCAGCAAAGCTCCCAGTCATTGCCCCGGTTTATTAAGGAGTCACTGAAACAAATCCTTGAGGAGTATGATTCTCGGCAGATCTTCTATTTCTTGTGCCTAAATCTG gCTTTCACTTTTGTGGAACTTTTTTATGGAGTATGGACCAATAGCCTTGGTCTTATTTCTGATGGATTTCATATGCTTTTTGATTGTTCTGCATTAGTGATGGGGCTTTTTGCAGCTCTGATGACAAGGTGGAAAGCAACTCGCATATTTTCCTATGG GTATGGACGTGTAGAAATTCTCTCTGGATTTATTAATGGCCTCTTTCTGATGGTGATTGCTTTCTTTGTCTTCATGGAATCAGTGGCAAGACTGGTAGATCCTCCAGATATAGATACAAATATGCTAACT CCGGTCTCTGTTGGAGGGCTGATCGTAAACCTTGTTGGTATCTGCGCTTTCAGCCACGCACACTCCCACGGGGCTTCGCGGGGAGGCTGTCCCACACATGATCACAGCCATTCTCACCATGGCCACAGCCACGGGCACGGCCATTCCCACAGTGACCATGGCCACGGCCATGGACATTCCCATGGATCTTCTGGAGGAGGCATGAACACCAACATGAGAG gtGTGTTTCTGCATGTGTTAGCAGACACTCTTGGCAGTGTTGGTGTTATCGTATCCACAATATTTATTCAGCAATTTGGATGGCTCATAGCTGATCCACTCTGCTCTCTCTTTATTGCTACATTGATTTTTCTTAGTGTTATCCCACTATTGAAAGATGCCTGTCAAGTGCTTTTGTTGAGGATACctccagagcaggagaaagatCTGCATGCTGCTTTAGAAAAG ATTCAAAAAATAGAGGGAGTTATATCCTACAGAGATCCTCATTTTTGGTGTCATTCTGCAACTGTTGTGGCAGGCACAATACATGTGCAAGTGGTATCAGATGTGATGGAACAGAGAATTGTACAGCAG